The following coding sequences lie in one Rutidosis leptorrhynchoides isolate AG116_Rl617_1_P2 chromosome 4, CSIRO_AGI_Rlap_v1, whole genome shotgun sequence genomic window:
- the LOC139841191 gene encoding WUSCHEL-related homeobox 4-like has product MTSAPMPVQTTVKGGNSGGGGGGTRWCPTPEQVMLLEGMYRNGLKTPTATQIQQITARLSIYGKIQGKNVFYWFQNHKARDRQKLRKKLMALYQQHRIYPTYDHQFLPPLHQVNEVEDASNCKPIINNWKVDLPSNQISSCRNMCDCPLMSIMMMDHNHGSTTQCTRVPPKTLQLFPITTTNLKQDDESTITSKS; this is encoded by the exons ATGACATCTGCGCCCATGCCCGTGCAAACAACCGTTAAGGGCGGCAATAGCGGTGGTGGCGGTGGTGGAACAAGATGGTGTCCAACACCAGAGCAAGTGATGCTATTAGAAGGAATGTATAGAAATGGCCTAAAAACACCAACGGCAACTCAAATACAGCAAATCACTGCAAGGTTATCAATTTATGGAAAAATTCAAGGAAAAAATGTGTTTTATTGGTTTCAAAAtcataaagctcgtgatagacaaaAGCTTAGAAAGAAATTAATGGCTTTGTACCAACAACATCGCATTTACCCGACTTATGATCATCAATTTCTTCCTCCTCTTCATCAG GTTAATGAAGTTGAAGATGCATCAAATTGTAAACCAATTATCAACAATTGGAAGGTGGACCTCCCATCTAATCAGATCAGTTCATGCAGAAACATGTGTGATTGTCCACTTATGTCAATAATGATGATGGATCATAACCATGGTTCAACTACACAATGCACAAGAGTACCACCAAAAACCTTGCAGCTCTTCCCAATCACCACAACAAATCTCAAACAAGATGATGAGTCCACCATCAcctcaaaatcataa